One part of the Rutidosis leptorrhynchoides isolate AG116_Rl617_1_P2 chromosome 1, CSIRO_AGI_Rlap_v1, whole genome shotgun sequence genome encodes these proteins:
- the LOC139862921 gene encoding subtilisin-like protease: MVYAYRHVMKGFAAKLTVEQVNEMTKKDGVISARPQRMLSLHTTHSPDFLGLHPNVGLWSGSNYGKGVIIGVVDTGITPTHPSYDDTGVPPPPSKWKGTCDVVGCNNKLIGLKNYVSDGGSSGLDKNGHGTHTSSIAAGNFVEGANVFGNDKGTAVGMAPLAHVAMYKVCDQRKCSDAAILAGMDAAIEDGVDVLSISIGARSRPFYNDPIAKGAFAATKKGIFVSCSAGNRGPISPSLSNEAPWILTVGASTIDRKVKATVTLGNQVLLDGESLFQPKDFHPATLLPLVYPGKNGDKGAMFCTKTSLLNNTVDVKGKIVICVKYDNVAQGQRVKDAGGAAMILINKQIDGATTTADAHVLPVSHVGYRERLTILEYLTSTTLPVATIVFHGTVIGEDKSAPQVASFSSRGPNVASPGILKPDIIGPGVSILAAWPVSVDNTTTTATFNVMSGTSMACPHLSGIAALLKNRYPDWSPAAIKSAIMTTADLVNLNNQPIEDERELPASVFVVGAGHVNPTKASNPGLVYDIQPADYIPYLCGLGYSSEQVTIIVQEPVSCVNILSIPQAELNYPSFAIQLSSSSSSSSSSSNVSKIMTYQRTVTNVDGDDAISSYTVNIYQPPEITVMVSPSTLTFSEANQKLSYQVIFIPSGTHPMIEYGECNRIKYGEGAIVWNSAKHSVRTPISVKYV; this comes from the coding sequence ATGGTTTATGCATACCGTCATGTAATGAAGGGTTTTGCAGCAAAACTTACTGTTGAGCAAGTAAATGAAATGACAAAGAAAGATGGAGTCATATCGGCTCGACCTCAAAGAATGTTGTCGTTACATACAACTCATAGTCCCGATTTCTTGGGGCTGCACCCGAACGTAGGTCTCTGGAGTGGTTCAAACTATGGAAAAGGTGTTATTATAGGAGTTGTTGACACCGGGATTACTCCTACTCATCCTTCTTACGATGATACAGGTGTCCCCCCTCCACCGTCTAAATGGAAAGGCACATGTGACGTGGTGGGGTGTAATAACAAATTGATTGGCTTAAAGAATTATGTTAGCGATGGTGGTTCATCAGGGCTTGATAAAAATGGACATGGGACCCACACCTCGAGTATTGCAGCAGGAAATTTCGTTGAAGGTGCTAATGTATTCGGAAACGACAAAGGCACTGCTGTGGGGATGGCTCCACTTGCACACGTGGCTATGTATAAAGTATGTGATCAAAGGAAGTGTAGCGACGCTGCTATATTAGCTGGTATGGATGCAGCTATTGAAGATGGTGTTGACGTGCTTTCTATCTCGATTGGTGCAAGATCTCGCCCTTTTTATAACGATCCGATTGCTAAAGGCGCCTTTGCAGCAACAAAGAAAGGAATATTTGTAAGTTGTTCTGCCGGAAACCGTGGGCCTATTAGTCCTTCGTTATCAAACGAAGCTCCGTGGATATTAACGGTTGGTGCTAGTACAATTGATAGAAAGGTCAAGGCAACAGTAACACTAGGGAACCAGGTGTTACTAGACGGAGAATCGCTTTTCCAGCCTAAAGATTTCCATCCTGCAACTCTTTTGCCACTTGTATATCCAGGGAAAAATGGTGACAAAGGCGCGATGTTTTGTACCAAAACATCATTATTAAACAACACAGTCGATGTCAAGGGAAAGATAGTAATTTGTGTAAAATATGATAATGTTGCACAAGGACAAAGAGTAAAAGATGCTGGTGGAGCTGCTATGATTCTCATAAACAAACAAATAGATGGTGCTACTACAACCGCAGATGCTCATGTACTTCCGGTATCACATGTTGGTTACAGAGAAAGACTTACAATTCTAGAATACCTCACGTCAACTACTTTACCTGTCGCAACGATTGTATTCCATGGAACTGTTATCGGAGAAGATAAATCTGCTCCTCAAGTGGCCTCTTTTTCGTCAAGAGGGCCGAATGTAGCGAGTCCAGGAATTCTTAAACCCGACATTATTGGGCCTGGAGTAAGCATTCTGGCAGCGTGGCCCGTGTCTGTTGATAACACTACAACAACAGCGACGTTTAATGTAATGTCAGGTACATCCATGGCTTGCCCTCATCTAAGCGGGATCGCAGCGTTATTAAAAAATAGATATCCGGATTGGTCTCCTGCTGCTATTAAGTCAGCAATTATGACAACTGCTGATTTGGTCAACTTAAATAATCAACCGATTGAGGATGAAAGGGAGCTTCCTGCTAGCGTGTTTGTAGTTGGTGCTGGCCATGTGAACCCAACTAAAGCTAGTAACCCTGGGCTTGTTTACGATATCCAACCTGCTGATTACATACCTTATTTGTGTGGATTGGGATACTCAAGCGAGCAAGTTACAATCATAGTCCAAGAGCCAGTTTCATGTGTAAACATATTAAGCATACCCCAAGCTGAGCTAAACTATCCTTCATTTGCCATCCAActaagtagtagtagtagtagtagtagtagtagtagtaatgtgTCCAAAATTATGACATACCAGAGAACCGTGACCAATGTTGATGGGGATGATGCTATTTCTTCTTACACCGTGAACATTTACCAACCACCAGAAATAACAGTTATGGTTTCACCCTCTACACTCACCTTCTCAGAAGCTAACCAGAAGTTGAGCTACCAAGTGATATTCATCCCTTCCGGGACCCATCCAATGATCGAGTATGGTGAGTGTAATAGGATCAAGTACGGTGAAGGGGCTATAGTATGGAACTCTGCAAAACATTCAGTTAGGACTCCCATTTCTGTCAAATATGTTTAA